A region of Actinomycetota bacterium DNA encodes the following proteins:
- a CDS encoding F0F1 ATP synthase subunit gamma, whose translation MGAKLRVVQRRIRSFQSTMKITRAMELIATSRIAKAQQRVEAARPYAELLTQAMEDVARQTGSVAHPLLEERPDPKAAAVLVLTSDRGLAGSYNTNVLRRAEDRIRGIKSRGLRPVLYVVGKKGQAYFRFQGQPIERTWLDVSEVPPYEAAQEIGRATIEAFADRTIDELHVVYTDFRSMFTLRATDARFLPIAPEEVSGEGGQPHAEYEFEPAPAQILERLLPAYVITKVFAAMLESAASENAARRRAMKAATENAEELIKSLTREANQARQAEITTEIMEIVGGAEALKQASGE comes from the coding sequence GTGGGGGCCAAGCTCCGTGTCGTCCAGCGACGGATCCGTTCGTTCCAGTCGACGATGAAGATCACGCGCGCGATGGAGCTGATCGCGACCTCTCGGATCGCCAAGGCTCAGCAGCGGGTCGAGGCGGCGCGCCCGTACGCGGAGCTGCTCACCCAAGCGATGGAGGACGTCGCTCGCCAGACCGGTTCGGTCGCCCACCCCCTCCTCGAGGAACGTCCGGATCCGAAGGCGGCGGCCGTCCTGGTGCTGACCTCCGATCGGGGCCTGGCCGGCTCGTACAACACGAACGTGCTCCGACGCGCCGAGGACCGGATCCGGGGGATCAAGAGCCGCGGCCTGCGGCCTGTCCTCTACGTCGTGGGCAAGAAGGGACAGGCCTACTTCCGGTTCCAGGGACAGCCGATCGAGCGCACCTGGCTCGACGTGAGCGAGGTTCCGCCCTACGAGGCGGCCCAGGAGATCGGCCGCGCGACGATCGAGGCGTTCGCCGATCGGACGATCGACGAGCTCCACGTCGTGTACACCGATTTCCGGTCGATGTTCACGCTGCGGGCGACCGACGCCCGATTCCTGCCGATCGCTCCGGAGGAGGTCTCCGGCGAAGGCGGGCAGCCGCATGCCGAGTACGAGTTCGAGCCTGCGCCGGCGCAGATCCTCGAACGCCTGCTTCCCGCTTACGTGATCACGAAGGTCTTCGCCGCGATGCTCGAGTCCGCGGCGTCGGAGAACGCCGCACGCCGCAGGGCGATGAAGGCCGCGACCGAGAACGCGGAAGAGCTGATCAAGTCGCTCACCCGCGAAGCCAACCAGGCGCGCCAGGCGGAGATCACGACCGAGATCATGGAGATCGTCGGCGGGGCCGAGGCCCTCAAGCAAGCATCCGGGGAGTGA